A window from Primulina eburnea isolate SZY01 chromosome 2, ASM2296580v1, whole genome shotgun sequence encodes these proteins:
- the LOC140824469 gene encoding H/ACA ribonucleoprotein complex subunit 2-like protein produces MGSDSETEKSSLKEKKKISSLAPIAKPLAGKKLCKRTLKLVRRAAEHKCLKRGVKEVVKSIRRGNKGICVIAGNISPIDVITHVPVLCEEANIPYIYVPSKEDLANAGATKRPTCCVLVLTKPAKGELGQEEQEKLKGDYDQVASDVFELANSMF; encoded by the exons ATGGGAAGCGATAGCGAGACGGAGAAATCGTCTCTGAAAGAGAAGAAGAAGATTTCGTCTCTCGCCCCGATCGCTAAGCCACTAGCCGGGAAAAAACTCTGCAAACGCACACTCAAACTTGTCCGCAGAG CTGCAGAGCACAAGTGCCTGAAGAGAGGGGTCAAGGAAGTTGTCAAAAGTATTCGCCGCGGCAATAAAGg GATATGTGTTATAGCCGGTAACATATCGCCAATAGATGTGATCACTCACGTTCCGGTCCTGTGCGAAGAAGCTAACATACCGTATATCTATGTTCCTTCAAAGGAA GACCTTGCAAATGCAGGAGCTACCAAGAGACCAACTTGCTGTGTTCTGGTGCTGACAAAGCCCGCTAAGGGGGAACTTGGCCAGGAAGAGCAAGAGAAGTTGAAGGGAGACTATGACCAAGTCGCATCCGATGTATTTGAACTGGCTAACTCAATGTTTTGA